The following proteins are co-located in the Bordetella bronchialis genome:
- the hppD gene encoding 4-hydroxyphenylpyruvate dioxygenase yields MTAAFQPWDNPMGTAGFEFVEYAAPDPAALRRVFELLGFKAIARHRHKDVILYRQGGINFLVNAEPDSFAQRFARLHGPSICAIAFRVQDAAAAYRRALDRGAWGFDSHSGPMELNIPAIKGIGDSLIYLVDRWRGKSGHGGIGDISIYDVDFEPIDARTAESDVNHVGAGLTMVDHLTHNVHKGRMAEWAEFYERLFNFREVRYFDIEGQVTGVKSKAMTSPCGNIRIPINEEGTEQKGQIQEYLDLYHGEGIQHIAMGTDDIYATVEALRAQGVRFLDTPDTYYELLDRRVPNHGEQTERLARNRILLDGAPGGGLLLQIFTENQIGPIFFEIIQRKGNEGFGEGNFKALFESIELDQMRRGVLKPAEAAGKA; encoded by the coding sequence ATGACAGCAGCCTTCCAACCGTGGGACAACCCCATGGGAACCGCCGGTTTCGAATTCGTCGAATATGCCGCCCCGGATCCCGCGGCGCTGCGGCGGGTGTTCGAACTGCTGGGCTTCAAGGCAATCGCGCGGCACCGCCACAAGGACGTGATCCTGTACCGCCAGGGCGGCATCAACTTCCTGGTGAATGCGGAGCCCGATTCGTTCGCCCAGCGCTTCGCCCGGCTGCATGGTCCCTCTATCTGTGCCATCGCGTTCCGGGTGCAGGACGCGGCGGCGGCCTATCGCCGGGCGCTGGACCGGGGCGCCTGGGGCTTCGATTCGCACAGCGGTCCCATGGAATTGAACATACCGGCGATCAAGGGCATAGGCGATTCGCTGATTTACCTGGTGGACCGCTGGCGCGGCAAAAGCGGCCATGGCGGCATCGGGGACATCAGCATCTACGACGTCGACTTCGAACCCATCGACGCACGCACCGCTGAAAGCGATGTGAACCATGTGGGCGCGGGGCTGACCATGGTGGACCACCTGACCCACAACGTCCACAAGGGGCGTATGGCCGAATGGGCGGAATTCTACGAACGGCTGTTCAACTTCCGCGAGGTCCGGTATTTCGATATCGAAGGCCAGGTGACGGGCGTCAAATCCAAGGCGATGACTTCGCCGTGCGGCAACATCCGTATCCCGATCAACGAAGAAGGCACGGAGCAGAAGGGGCAGATCCAGGAATACCTGGACCTGTACCATGGGGAGGGCATCCAGCATATCGCCATGGGCACCGACGATATCTACGCCACGGTAGAGGCGCTGCGCGCGCAGGGCGTCCGCTTCCTGGATACGCCGGACACCTATTACGAGCTGCTGGACCGGCGCGTCCCGAACCACGGCGAGCAGACGGAGCGCCTTGCGCGCAACCGGATCCTGCTGGACGGCGCCCCGGGGGGCGGCCTGCTGCTGCAGATTTTTACCGAGAACCAGATAGGGCCGATCTTCTTCGAGATCATCCAGCGCAAGGGCAACGAGGGATTCGGCGAGGGCAACTTCAAGGCGCTGTTCGAATCCATCGAACTCGACCAGATGCGCCGTGGCGTGCTGAAACCCGCCGAGGCGGCCGGCAAGGCGTGA
- a CDS encoding Lrp/AsnC family transcriptional regulator, which translates to MSKELLDRTDRRILAELQRDGRLTNQELADRVSLSPSPCLRRVRRLEEDGYIRRYVALVDAEKVGFGLVAYVTIRLNKHSGSSHAPMAEFARDVQAWPEVVACYAMTGDMDYLLRIQVEDLAHFSRFAMDTLMQHPAVIDMRSSFALQKIKETTELAL; encoded by the coding sequence ATGTCGAAAGAATTGCTGGATAGGACGGATCGCAGAATCCTGGCCGAGCTGCAGCGGGACGGCCGCTTGACCAACCAGGAGCTGGCCGACCGCGTATCGCTGTCCCCCAGCCCTTGCCTGCGCCGCGTCCGCCGCCTGGAAGAGGACGGCTATATCCGCCGCTATGTCGCCCTGGTCGACGCCGAGAAAGTAGGCTTCGGCCTGGTGGCCTACGTCACCATCCGCTTGAACAAGCACAGCGGCTCCAGCCATGCGCCCATGGCCGAATTCGCGCGCGATGTGCAGGCCTGGCCCGAAGTCGTCGCCTGCTACGCGATGACCGGCGACATGGACTACCTGTTGCGCATCCAGGTCGAGGACCTGGCCCACTTCTCCCGCTTCGCCATGGACACGCTCATGCAACACCCGGCGGTTATCGACATGCGGTCCAGCTTTGCCCTGCAAAAGATCAAGGAAACCACGGAGCTGGCGCTGTAG
- the ilvD gene encoding dihydroxy-acid dehydratase, with protein MAANERSRHITQGVARAPNRAMYYALGYRESDFDNPMIGVANGHSTITPCNSGLQRLADAAVQAVREAGANPQVFGTPTISDGMSMGTEGMKYSLVSREVIADCIETAVQGQWMDGVVVIGGCDKNMPGGMIAMARMNVPAIYVYGGTIKPGHYKGRDLTIVSVFEAVGEYTMGRMDETDFKQIEQCAVPGSGSCGGMYTANTMSASFEAMGLSLPYSSTMANEDAEKAASAAESARVLVEAVRRGIRPRDLITRPSIENAVSVIMATGGSTNAVLHFLAIAHAAEVEWTIDDFERVRRRVPVICDLKPSGRYVATDLHRAGGIPQVMKLLLNAGLLHGDCPTITGKTIAETLRDVPDEPPAGQDVIRPIGKALYSQGHLAILKGNLAPEGCVAKITGLKNPVITGPARVFDSEDDAMAAIMARAIVDGDVVVIRYEGPKGGPGMREMLAPTSALIGQGLGETVGLITDGRFSGGTWGMVVGHVAPEAFVGGPIALIREGDSVTIDAHRLLLQLNISDEEMAERRKAWTPPKPRYTRGVLAKFGKLAGTASRGAVTDAFED; from the coding sequence ATGGCAGCGAATGAACGTTCCCGGCATATCACGCAAGGCGTGGCGCGCGCACCCAACCGGGCCATGTACTACGCCCTGGGTTACCGCGAAAGCGACTTCGACAATCCGATGATAGGCGTGGCCAACGGCCATTCCACGATCACGCCCTGCAACAGCGGCCTGCAGCGCCTGGCCGACGCCGCGGTGCAGGCCGTGCGAGAGGCCGGCGCCAATCCCCAGGTATTCGGCACCCCGACGATCTCGGACGGCATGTCCATGGGCACGGAGGGCATGAAATATTCCCTGGTCTCGCGCGAGGTCATCGCCGATTGCATCGAGACCGCCGTGCAGGGGCAGTGGATGGATGGCGTCGTCGTCATCGGCGGCTGCGACAAGAATATGCCGGGCGGCATGATCGCCATGGCGCGGATGAATGTGCCTGCCATCTATGTCTATGGCGGCACGATCAAGCCGGGCCACTACAAGGGCCGCGACCTGACCATCGTGTCGGTGTTCGAGGCGGTGGGCGAATACACCATGGGCCGCATGGACGAAACGGACTTCAAGCAGATCGAGCAATGCGCGGTGCCGGGATCGGGATCCTGTGGCGGCATGTACACCGCGAACACCATGAGCGCCTCCTTCGAGGCCATGGGCCTGAGCCTGCCTTATTCCAGCACGATGGCGAACGAGGATGCCGAGAAAGCCGCATCGGCCGCCGAGTCCGCGCGCGTACTGGTAGAGGCGGTGCGCCGCGGCATCCGGCCGCGCGACCTGATCACGCGCCCATCCATCGAAAACGCGGTGTCCGTCATCATGGCCACCGGCGGCTCGACGAACGCGGTGCTGCATTTCCTTGCCATCGCCCACGCTGCGGAGGTGGAGTGGACGATCGACGATTTCGAGCGGGTGCGCCGGCGCGTGCCCGTCATCTGCGACCTGAAGCCCTCAGGACGATATGTGGCCACCGACCTGCATCGCGCGGGCGGCATTCCGCAGGTCATGAAACTCTTGCTCAACGCCGGTCTTTTGCATGGCGACTGTCCCACCATCACGGGCAAGACCATCGCGGAGACGCTGCGCGATGTACCGGACGAACCGCCGGCGGGCCAGGACGTCATCCGGCCGATCGGCAAGGCCCTCTATTCCCAGGGGCACCTGGCCATCCTCAAGGGCAATCTGGCGCCCGAGGGCTGCGTGGCGAAGATCACCGGCCTGAAGAACCCGGTGATCACCGGTCCGGCCAGGGTTTTCGATTCCGAGGACGATGCCATGGCGGCCATCATGGCGCGCGCCATTGTGGACGGCGACGTCGTCGTCATCCGCTACGAAGGCCCCAAGGGCGGCCCCGGCATGCGCGAAATGCTGGCGCCGACTTCCGCCCTGATCGGGCAAGGCCTGGGTGAAACCGTCGGCCTGATCACGGATGGCCGGTTCTCGGGCGGCACATGGGGCATGGTCGTGGGCCATGTGGCGCCCGAGGCTTTCGTCGGCGGCCCCATCGCCCTGATCCGCGAGGGCGATTCGGTTACCATCGATGCCCACCGACTGCTGCTGCAATTGAATATCAGCGACGAAGAAATGGCCGAACGCCGCAAAGCCTGGACCCCGCCCAAGCCCCGCTACACGCGCGGGGTGCTGGCGAAGTTCGGCAAGCTTGCGGGCACGGCCAGTCGCGGAGCCGTGACCGATGCATTTGAAGATTGA
- the pyrC gene encoding dihydroorotase, which translates to MSTQSFDTMVITRPDDWHLHLRDGDALSAVVADTARQFARAIVMPNLKPPVTTTAQALAYRERINLALARAGVQQGSFTPLMTLYLTDNTSADEIRRASESGLVHAVKLYPAGATTNSDAGVTDLLGKCRPALDALEKAGMPLLVHGEVTDPAVDVFDREALFIERVMRPLRQAYPALKVVFEHITTKDGAEYVRDAEGPVAATITPQHLLYNRNALFQGGMRPHMYCLPILKREVHRQALVAAATSGSKRFFLGTDSAPHARGLKEHACGCAGCYTALHAMALYAKAFERAGALDKLEGFASHFGPDFYGLPRNSGTLTLKRQEYVIPDEVPYGATTLVPLAAGESLAWRVQG; encoded by the coding sequence ATGTCCACACAGTCTTTCGACACCATGGTCATCACGCGCCCGGATGACTGGCACTTGCACCTGCGCGATGGCGATGCGCTGTCGGCCGTGGTCGCCGATACCGCGCGGCAGTTCGCACGGGCCATCGTCATGCCCAACCTGAAGCCGCCCGTCACCACGACCGCACAGGCGCTGGCGTATCGCGAACGCATCAATCTTGCGCTGGCGCGCGCCGGCGTGCAGCAGGGCTCTTTCACGCCGCTGATGACGCTGTATCTGACCGATAACACCTCGGCGGACGAAATCCGGCGGGCCAGCGAGTCGGGGCTCGTCCACGCGGTAAAGCTTTATCCCGCGGGGGCCACGACGAACTCGGATGCCGGGGTGACGGACCTGCTGGGCAAATGCCGGCCGGCGCTGGACGCGCTGGAAAAAGCCGGCATGCCTTTGCTGGTGCACGGCGAAGTCACCGATCCCGCGGTCGACGTCTTCGATCGCGAGGCCTTGTTCATCGAACGCGTCATGCGGCCCTTGCGGCAGGCCTATCCGGCGTTGAAAGTTGTCTTCGAGCACATCACGACCAAGGATGGCGCCGAATACGTCCGCGATGCGGAAGGCCCGGTGGCGGCCACTATCACGCCGCAGCATCTGCTGTACAACCGCAATGCCCTGTTCCAGGGCGGCATGCGGCCGCACATGTACTGCCTGCCCATACTCAAGCGGGAAGTGCATCGCCAGGCCCTGGTTGCCGCGGCGACCAGCGGCAGCAAGCGCTTCTTCCTGGGCACCGATAGCGCGCCGCACGCGCGTGGACTCAAGGAGCATGCCTGCGGTTGCGCGGGTTGCTATACGGCCCTGCATGCGATGGCCTTGTATGCGAAGGCCTTCGAGCGGGCCGGGGCGCTGGACAAGCTGGAGGGCTTCGCCAGCCATTTCGGGCCGGACTTCTACGGCCTGCCGCGCAATAGCGGGACCTTGACGTTGAAGCGCCAGGAATATGTGATCCCCGACGAGGTGCCGTACGGCGCCACGACCCTCGTCCCGCTGGCCGCGGGGGAGTCGCTGGCCTGGCGGGTCCAGGGCTGA
- a CDS encoding SWIB/MDM2 domain-containing protein, translating to MATPSKTASARKPNAAFMKPLTPSADLAAVIGPEAVPRTEVTKKIWEYIKKHNLQDANNKRNINADDKLRPLFGKDQVSMFELTKLVNAHLK from the coding sequence ATGGCCACACCCTCCAAAACCGCGTCTGCCCGCAAGCCGAATGCCGCTTTCATGAAGCCGCTCACGCCTAGCGCAGATCTGGCCGCGGTCATTGGTCCCGAGGCGGTGCCGCGTACCGAGGTCACGAAGAAGATCTGGGAATACATCAAGAAGCACAACCTGCAAGATGCCAACAATAAGCGCAATATCAACGCAGATGACAAGCTGCGGCCGCTGTTTGGCAAGGACCAGGTTTCGATGTTCGAACTGACCAAGCTGGTCAACGCTCATCTGAAGTAA
- a CDS encoding c-type cytochrome, which produces MHLKIDGIGKRVAAAALGLLLAQGALAQTVGESLVKSKVCLGCHQIDSPRVGPPFTAVAQRYAGQPDAEAYLANSIRNGGRYRWGKLSMAAQPQVSPEEAHEIAKWILTLAPASRQP; this is translated from the coding sequence ATGCATTTGAAGATTGATGGGATAGGGAAACGCGTGGCCGCCGCCGCGCTGGGACTGCTGCTGGCGCAAGGAGCGCTCGCCCAGACCGTGGGGGAATCGCTGGTAAAGAGCAAGGTATGCCTGGGCTGCCATCAAATCGACAGCCCCCGCGTCGGACCGCCCTTCACGGCGGTGGCGCAGCGCTACGCCGGGCAGCCGGACGCCGAGGCCTACCTTGCCAACTCCATACGCAACGGCGGCCGCTACCGCTGGGGCAAGCTCTCCATGGCGGCGCAACCCCAGGTCAGCCCCGAGGAAGCGCACGAAATCGCCAAATGGATCCTCACGCTGGCGCCGGCGTCCAGGCAGCCTTGA
- a CDS encoding M20 aminoacylase family protein codes for MYPRSPLESIRLFHDELTALRRDLHAHPELGFEEVRTSGIVAGALEALGIEVHRGIGKTGVVGVIRGRGTDSGRMIGLRADMDALPMTEDNAFGHKSTKPGLMHGCGHDGHTAVLLGAARYLAQTRNFDGSAVLIFQPAEEGRGGAKAMMEDGLFDTFPCDAIYALHNWPGLPPGTIGINPGPMMAAADRFEIVINGRGGHGAHPYQTIDPVVVAGHLITALQSIVARNINPLDSAVLSVGSVQAGHPGAMSVIPREARMVGTVRTFRKTVQELVERRMTELATSIAGAFGATAEVKYERIYPATLNTPQHANLVADIATEMIGKENVVRDLVPSMGSEDFSFMLQARPGAYFRLGQGGAESGCTLHNSHFDFNDAVIPLGAAMFCALAERGMPLSE; via the coding sequence ATGTATCCGCGTTCACCGCTCGAGTCGATACGCTTATTCCATGATGAACTAACGGCATTGCGACGTGACCTGCATGCCCATCCCGAGCTCGGGTTCGAAGAGGTCCGAACCTCCGGCATCGTCGCCGGCGCGCTGGAGGCGCTGGGCATCGAAGTGCACCGCGGCATCGGCAAGACAGGCGTGGTCGGCGTCATCCGCGGCCGCGGCACCGATAGCGGACGCATGATAGGGCTGCGCGCGGACATGGACGCGCTGCCCATGACCGAGGACAACGCATTCGGGCACAAGTCCACGAAGCCTGGGCTGATGCACGGATGCGGCCACGACGGCCATACCGCCGTGCTGCTCGGCGCCGCGCGCTACCTGGCGCAGACGCGCAACTTCGACGGCAGCGCGGTGCTGATTTTCCAGCCCGCGGAAGAAGGACGCGGAGGCGCGAAGGCCATGATGGAAGACGGCCTGTTCGATACCTTTCCCTGCGATGCCATCTACGCTTTGCACAACTGGCCCGGGCTGCCGCCGGGCACCATAGGGATCAATCCCGGCCCGATGATGGCGGCCGCGGATCGCTTCGAGATCGTCATCAACGGCCGCGGCGGCCACGGCGCGCATCCTTACCAGACGATAGATCCGGTGGTGGTGGCAGGCCACCTCATCACCGCGCTGCAAAGCATCGTGGCCCGCAACATTAATCCGCTGGATTCGGCGGTGCTTTCCGTGGGCTCGGTGCAGGCGGGGCATCCCGGCGCCATGAGCGTGATCCCGCGCGAAGCGCGCATGGTGGGCACGGTGCGTACCTTCCGGAAGACCGTGCAGGAACTGGTAGAGCGCCGGATGACCGAACTGGCCACGTCCATCGCCGGCGCATTCGGCGCGACGGCAGAGGTCAAGTACGAACGCATCTACCCCGCCACCCTGAATACCCCGCAGCATGCCAATCTGGTGGCGGACATCGCCACCGAGATGATAGGCAAGGAAAACGTCGTGCGTGACCTCGTGCCCTCGATGGGCTCGGAGGACTTTTCCTTTATGCTGCAAGCGCGCCCTGGCGCATACTTCCGTTTGGGCCAGGGCGGCGCGGAGTCCGGTTGCACCTTGCACAACAGCCACTTCGATTTCAACGACGCCGTGATCCCGCTGGGTGCCGCGATGTTCTGCGCCCTGGCCGAGCGCGGCATGCCGTTGTCGGAGTAG
- a CDS encoding cell division protein ZapA, whose product MERVDVNILGREYSLACSAEEKPTLMAAVRHVDQLMQRIQATGKVSSNERIAVMAALQVAGELLSMKAPDGPLGGLAVGDFKRRIEHMNSMLDDALSGQEKLL is encoded by the coding sequence ATGGAACGCGTAGACGTCAATATCCTGGGACGCGAGTATTCACTGGCGTGTTCCGCCGAAGAAAAGCCCACCCTGATGGCCGCGGTGCGCCACGTGGACCAGCTCATGCAGCGCATCCAGGCCACCGGCAAGGTGTCCAGCAACGAGCGCATCGCCGTGATGGCCGCATTGCAGGTCGCCGGCGAGCTGCTGTCCATGAAAGCGCCGGACGGTCCGCTCGGCGGGTTGGCGGTGGGCGACTTCAAGCGTAGAATAGAGCACATGAATTCGATGCTGGACGACGCCCTGTCAGGGCAGGAAAAATTGTTGTAG
- a CDS encoding SIMPL domain-containing protein (The SIMPL domain is named for its presence in mouse protein SIMPL (signalling molecule that associates with mouse pelle-like kinase). Bacterial member BP26, from Brucella, was shown to assemble into a channel-like structure, while YggE from E. coli has been associated with resistance to oxidative stress.), with protein sequence MPGRTLDSLGRLWARSALILCAACAAPAAVLAQPAESNTAAAGQSADDKRDTGPLLTLQAAASEEVRQDTVQITVSTQVDAPDQAAVGKKLNVLLDELMKTAKSNPDVAARTGSYRVWPNNNNKGKLVSWQGEGSIILESANFEAASALATRMGDKSAISNINFTLSRKAREAIERKLLNQAAQAFRERALAAASAFGFNGYRLKEIHLGGVGAVAPRAYMAMAKGAPAPAADVPLQADMVTVSVDINGTIVLQ encoded by the coding sequence ATGCCTGGACGTACGCTCGATTCCCTTGGCCGCTTGTGGGCGCGCAGCGCCCTGATCCTGTGCGCCGCCTGCGCCGCGCCTGCCGCCGTGCTGGCACAGCCGGCCGAGTCCAATACGGCCGCCGCCGGCCAGTCCGCCGATGACAAGCGCGACACGGGTCCGCTGCTGACGCTCCAGGCCGCGGCATCGGAAGAAGTCCGGCAAGATACGGTGCAGATCACGGTCAGCACGCAGGTCGACGCGCCCGACCAGGCCGCGGTCGGCAAGAAGCTCAATGTCCTGCTGGACGAGCTGATGAAAACCGCCAAAAGCAACCCCGACGTGGCCGCTCGCACCGGCAGCTACCGCGTGTGGCCGAACAACAATAACAAGGGCAAGCTGGTCAGCTGGCAGGGAGAAGGCTCCATCATCCTGGAGTCCGCCAACTTCGAGGCGGCGTCCGCGCTGGCGACCAGAATGGGCGACAAGAGCGCGATCTCCAATATCAATTTCACGCTTTCGCGCAAGGCGCGCGAAGCCATCGAGCGCAAACTGCTCAATCAGGCGGCGCAGGCTTTCCGCGAGCGGGCGCTGGCCGCTGCGTCGGCCTTCGGCTTCAACGGCTACCGCCTGAAGGAAATCCATCTGGGCGGCGTGGGCGCCGTGGCGCCGCGCGCCTACATGGCGATGGCCAAGGGCGCCCCGGCGCCCGCTGCCGACGTCCCGCTGCAGGCCGATATGGTCACCGTCAGCGTCGATATCAACGGGACGATCGTTTTGCAGTAA
- a CDS encoding DUF4870 family protein translates to MEEGAVIVSEPQSPVAGNSPDLRTITHVAYGLYALGFVTGGFLAIATLAAVVLVYIKRADAAGTYYASHFDWLLRTFWWALLWLAISAIATLIFIGWIGVAATVIWVLYRLIKGWLALMEGRAPTAYA, encoded by the coding sequence ATGGAAGAAGGAGCGGTTATCGTGAGCGAGCCCCAGTCCCCTGTTGCCGGCAACAGTCCCGATCTGCGCACCATTACGCACGTCGCGTATGGCTTGTATGCCCTGGGCTTCGTGACGGGCGGTTTTCTCGCCATCGCGACACTTGCGGCGGTCGTGCTGGTATATATAAAGCGCGCCGATGCGGCAGGCACCTATTACGCGTCCCACTTCGACTGGCTGTTGCGTACCTTCTGGTGGGCCCTGCTGTGGCTTGCCATCAGCGCCATCGCCACACTGATTTTCATTGGCTGGATCGGCGTGGCCGCGACCGTGATCTGGGTGCTCTATCGCCTGATCAAGGGCTGGCTTGCGCTGATGGAAGGACGCGCACCGACGGCTTATGCGTGA
- the lgt gene encoding prolipoprotein diacylglyceryl transferase, protein MLRYPQFDPIAIRIGPLAVHWYGLMYLLGFGLVYLLGRWRIARGKVAGGFTPRDLEDLIFYSVIGVVAGGRLGYVLFYKPGYYFTHPLEIFYLWEGGMSFHGGLLGVILVMLYFARKRGVSFFTVSDFIAPLIPLALAMGRLGNFINGELWGRPSTLPWAMVFPQSGDGVPRHPSQLYELCLEGIALFILMWWFARKPRPTGQVSALFLIGYGIFRFLVEFTREPDNFLGLLAGGLSMGQWLSVPMVLIGVLMFAFTAKRSSR, encoded by the coding sequence ATGCTGCGCTACCCGCAATTCGATCCCATCGCCATCCGCATCGGGCCGCTGGCCGTACATTGGTATGGATTGATGTACCTGCTCGGCTTCGGCCTGGTCTATCTGCTGGGCCGCTGGCGCATCGCGCGCGGCAAGGTGGCCGGGGGGTTCACGCCGCGCGATCTGGAAGACCTGATCTTCTACAGCGTCATCGGCGTGGTCGCCGGCGGGCGGCTGGGCTATGTGCTGTTCTACAAGCCCGGCTACTACTTCACGCACCCGCTGGAGATCTTCTATCTGTGGGAAGGCGGCATGTCCTTCCATGGCGGCCTGCTGGGCGTGATCCTGGTGATGCTTTATTTCGCCCGCAAGCGCGGCGTGTCGTTCTTCACGGTGAGCGACTTCATTGCGCCGCTGATCCCCCTGGCGCTGGCCATGGGCCGCCTGGGCAACTTCATCAACGGGGAACTGTGGGGCCGGCCCAGTACCCTGCCCTGGGCCATGGTGTTCCCGCAAAGCGGCGACGGCGTGCCCCGCCATCCCTCGCAGCTGTATGAACTTTGCCTGGAAGGCATCGCCCTGTTCATCCTGATGTGGTGGTTCGCGCGCAAGCCCCGGCCCACCGGACAGGTCAGCGCGCTGTTCCTGATCGGCTACGGCATCTTCCGCTTCCTGGTGGAATTCACGCGGGAACCGGACAACTTCCTGGGACTGCTGGCCGGGGGGCTCAGCATGGGCCAGTGGCTGTCCGTGCCCATGGTGTTGATCGGCGTATTGATGTTCGCCTTTACTGCAAAACGATCGTCCCGTTGA
- a CDS encoding ATP-binding cassette domain-containing protein has translation MAPATLITFTGVQLAYGHHPLLDGADFSIQAGERIGLIGRNGAGKSSMLRLLDGRTDPDDGDISRAAGLKVATVEQEPVLDEHATVFETVCGPVEDTEDWQRPSRVRSLLERLRLPADAPVAGLSGGTRKRVALARALAGEPDLLLLDEPTNHLDFEGIAWLEEMLSAWKGSAVIITHDRRFLDNIATRIVELDRGRLLSFPGNFSQWQERKAQWLESERLEQARFDKLLAQEEVWIRKGVEARRTRNEGRVRRLERLRVERAERRERQGNVNLALAEGQRSGKLVAELQHVRKAFGDRVVVADYSTTILRGDRIGIIGPNGAGKTTLLRIILGQLAPDAGTVRGGSNVAVAYFDQMRAQLNETDTLADVISPGSEWVEIGGTRKHVMSYLGDFLFSPARAGSPVSSLSGGERARLLLARLFARPANVLVLDEPTNDLDIETLELLEALLQEYTGTVLLVSHDREFLNNVVTQTIASDGPGIWNDYVGGYDDWLAQRPAPGENAADKPAEKTDPASPSDRQSTQGKPRNPKASRLSAWESKELDGLPDQIAAIEAEQATLSGRLADGSLYRDAPDEVARINEKLAELERTLEEKFNRWEQLEARRAAAS, from the coding sequence CCTACGGCCATCATCCCCTGCTGGACGGCGCCGATTTTTCCATCCAGGCCGGCGAGCGCATCGGCCTGATCGGGCGCAACGGCGCGGGTAAATCCTCCATGTTGCGGCTGCTCGATGGCCGCACCGACCCCGACGATGGCGATATCTCGCGCGCCGCCGGACTGAAGGTGGCCACGGTGGAGCAGGAGCCGGTGCTGGACGAACACGCCACCGTGTTCGAGACCGTCTGCGGCCCCGTGGAAGACACCGAGGACTGGCAACGGCCGTCGCGCGTGCGCTCGCTGCTGGAACGCCTGCGCCTGCCGGCCGACGCGCCCGTGGCGGGCCTGTCGGGGGGAACACGCAAACGGGTCGCGCTGGCCCGCGCCCTGGCCGGCGAACCGGATCTGCTGCTGCTGGATGAGCCGACCAACCATCTGGATTTCGAGGGCATCGCCTGGCTGGAAGAGATGCTATCGGCCTGGAAGGGCAGCGCCGTCATCATCACCCACGACCGCCGCTTCCTGGACAACATCGCCACGCGCATCGTCGAACTGGACCGCGGCCGCCTGCTCAGTTTTCCGGGCAACTTCTCCCAATGGCAGGAACGCAAGGCGCAATGGCTGGAATCGGAACGGCTGGAACAGGCGCGCTTCGACAAGCTGCTGGCCCAGGAGGAAGTATGGATACGCAAGGGCGTGGAGGCGCGGCGCACGCGTAACGAAGGACGCGTACGGCGGCTGGAGCGCCTGCGGGTGGAACGCGCGGAGCGACGCGAACGGCAGGGCAACGTCAACCTGGCGCTTGCGGAAGGCCAGCGCTCGGGCAAGCTGGTCGCCGAGTTGCAGCACGTGCGCAAGGCATTCGGCGACCGTGTGGTGGTGGCCGATTATTCGACCACCATCCTGCGCGGGGACCGCATCGGCATCATCGGGCCCAACGGCGCGGGCAAGACCACCCTGCTGCGCATCATCCTGGGCCAGCTGGCCCCCGATGCCGGCACGGTGCGCGGGGGTTCCAATGTGGCGGTGGCCTATTTCGACCAGATGCGCGCGCAGCTCAACGAAACCGACACGCTGGCCGATGTCATCAGCCCGGGCAGCGAGTGGGTGGAGATCGGCGGCACGCGCAAGCACGTGATGAGCTACCTGGGCGATTTCCTGTTCTCGCCGGCGCGCGCGGGCTCGCCGGTCAGCAGCCTGTCCGGCGGCGAACGCGCGCGCTTATTGCTGGCGCGCCTGTTCGCGCGGCCCGCCAACGTACTGGTACTGGATGAGCCGACCAACGATCTCGATATCGAGACCCTGGAACTGCTGGAAGCGCTATTGCAGGAATATACGGGCACCGTCCTGTTGGTCAGCCACGACCGCGAATTCCTGAACAACGTCGTCACGCAAACCATCGCCAGCGACGGACCGGGCATCTGGAACGATTACGTCGGCGGCTATGACGACTGGCTGGCGCAGCGCCCGGCGCCGGGGGAGAACGCCGCGGACAAGCCCGCGGAAAAGACCGACCCCGCGTCGCCATCGGACAGGCAGTCCACGCAGGGCAAACCCAGAAACCCCAAGGCCAGCCGCCTGAGCGCCTGGGAAAGCAAGGAACTGGACGGGCTGCCCGACCAGATCGCCGCCATCGAGGCCGAACAGGCCACCCTGTCGGGCCGCCTGGCCGATGGCTCGCTTTATCGCGATGCGCCCGACGAGGTCGCGCGCATCAACGAAAAGCTGGCGGAGCTCGAACGCACGCTGGAAGAGAAGTTCAACCGCTGGGAACAGCTGGAGGCGCGCCGCGCGGCGGCCTCCTGA